One bacterium genomic window, ATCACGCTTGGTCTGCTGGTTGGCGGAATCGGCTACGTAACGCATGAAGCGCAGAAGAACCGCGCTGCTGCCGCCACAAAGCAGGAACAGACAAAGAAAGAGGTGAAGCAGAAGCCGGTCGAACGGACCGAGGATCTGCTCAAGGTAGATACGATCGGCCTGGAGATCGGCTACGGCCTGATCCCACTGGTTGATTCCAATCAGGGCGGCGATCTACTCGAACGGATCTCGACCATTCGCAAGCAGTTGGCGACCGAGCTCGGTATCGTGGTCCCGCCGATTCGCATTCGCGACAACGTCCGTCTCAAACCGAACGAATATCAAGTCAAGATCAAAGGTATTCGCGTCGCCGGATTCGAACTGATGTCCGACCACCTGTTGGCGATCAATCCCGGCTATCTGGTGGAGCATCTGGATGGATTCGACACTAAGGAGCCGGCGTTTGGTCTCAAGGCTACCTGGGTGCTGCCGAATCTTCGCGATATCGCCGAAGCCAAGCAGTTCACCGTGGTCGAGCCGACGGCAGTGGTGGCGACACACCTGACCGAGGTGATCCGCCAGTCGTCATCAGAGATCGTCACTCGCCAGGACATTCAGCATCTGGTCGATACGCTCAAAGAAGATTTCCCGGCGTTGGTTTCATCGGTCATCCCGGAAATGATATCGCTCGGCACGCTGCATAAAGTGTTGCAGGCGCTCTTATCCGAACGGATACCGGTCCGCGACCTCGCCACCATCGTTGAGACTGTTTCTGATTACATCGTGGTCACGAAAGAGACCGATGTGTTGGCCGAGTATGTCCGGATGGCTCTCAAGCGCCAGATCACTGAACTCTACAAAGATAACACCGGCAAGATCAATGTCTTCACGCTGGATCCAGCGATAGAACAGAAGCTCTCCGATTCAGTGCAGAACACCAAGCAGGGATTGATGCTCGTGCTTGATCCGTCACTGACCGACATGCTGCTGCGCAAGCTGGGTGAACAGGCGGAGCGGATGCAGGCAGCCGGCCTGACTCCCGCCGTCATCTGTTCGCCGAATATCCGACTCGCACTGCGCCGCCTGGTGGAAGCTTCCTTCCCGTCGCTGGCGGTCATCTCCTACAACGAAATCCTGCCGACCGCTGAACTGGTCTCGGTGGGAATGGTGAGGTTGTCAGATGATAATTAAGACGTACGCTGCTGAATCAGCCGCGGCCGCACTGAAAATGGTCCGCGCAGAGTTGGGCGCCGATGCCGTCGTCCTCAAAACTCGCGAATTGCAGGGCGGACGTGGCCCTGAACGGATCGAGATCACTGCCTGCGCCGACAAAGCGCTCGCCACCGAACCGGAACGCCCGGTCGCCGCTCCCAAAGTGACGACTCGTCAGGTCGTGCGCGCCAATTTCCCGCAGGTCGAAACCGGTCGCACGCCATCCGCGCCCGCGCCGATCACCGTACAGACGATCAAAGCCGAAGCCGCTGTTTCTGCTCCGGTCGCCTCTACGCGGATCGACCAACTCGAACAGAAAGTCGACCGGATCCTGACGATACTGGCTAGCCAGGTAGCAAATGGTCAGCAACAACAGGTTCGCGCCAGACTCGCCGACCGTGACCTGCCTGAGTCGTTCATTAACGAATTACTGGTAGCTTCGGCTGATGGAACCACTTCACTCCGCACACTTCTGACTGATTCGCTGACTTCGATGATGCTCCCCGGCGTGACATTCAAGGCCGGCGACAGCATCGCGGTGTTGGGCTTTGCCGGATCAGGCAAGACTTCCACTCTTGGCAAACTTGCCGCCAAGCTGGTTTTCCAGGAGAAGCAGACGATCCGCCTGGTGACGCTCGACACCGTCAAGATCGGCGCATTCGAAGAGCTTTCCAGTTACGCTGATATCCTCGGTTCACCGGCGATAGATTTTGCGACTGCTCGCACGACGGCAGAAACCAAAGGGCTGACTCTAATCGACACGCCGGCCCTGCCGCGCCAACACCAGCACCTGGTGACATTGCGCGAGCAGCTTGAGGCGCTCAATCCGACCTATCGCATCGCCGTCGTTTCCGCGCTGACCCGCGCTACCGACGCTGAAGCGATCATGCAGCATCTGGCCGAATTTGCTCCCACTCATTTGGTCATCACCATGCTTGACCTGACCGAACGTTGGGGCTCAGCAATCGCCGCGTCGCGCAGTTCACAGCTTCCGCTCTGCTATCTCACCAATTCGCCGGCCGGGATCGGGACTGTCGTCACGCCCGATGCCGCGAACTTCACCAAGATGCTGCTGACGGAGGAGACCCATGCGTAAGCTGACTCTTCCGCAGTCATACACGTCCGCGCCGTCACCGCGCATGCTCTCTATTCTCTCCGGAAAGGGAGGGGTGGGGAAATCGGTGATCTCATTCAATCTGGCAGTCGCGCTGTCATCCCAACAGGCCCGGGTATTGTTGGTCGATGCTGATTTCGGATGCGGTGATTTGCATTTGTTGGCAAATGTCGCGGCGGAATTCGGCATCGGTGAATATGCCTCCGAGCAGTTGAGTTTGCAGGAAGCGCGTCTTACGCTGGCGCCGAACCTCGATCTGCTGCCGGCCACTTGGCACGAAACGCTGGGCGAAAGCCGCAACATGCGTTTCACCGCGTCGCTCGTGCAGAGACTTCGCGAAGATGCCAACGAGTACGACTTCATCCTGATCGATCATTCTTCCGGACGGAGCAATCAGACCGCCATGATGGCGCACGCATCCGATCTGGTACTGCTGGTAGCAATTCCCGAATTGACCTCACTCTCCGATGCATATGGACTCTACAAGCATCTCATCTCGCTAGGCAGCGCGGTGAGCTGTGGACTGGTGGTCAATCGGACGCAGTCTGAGGACGAATCTCTCTTCATCGAAGACAAGTTTTCGGCACTGACCGGCCGCTTCCTGGGACGTCCCGTGGCGCTGGTTGGCTCGATTCCCGAGGCAGAAATCATGCGAAAAGCGATCGCGGCGCAGCGGTCGGTATATGCAATTGACAGTCAAGCTCATATCTGTCAGTCGTTTACCGAGCTGTCCCGCACCCTGACGGAGGGGTTCGCTTTCTCTCGCAACTCTCTGAATCTGATAAAAAAAGACTCGGCAACAGCCGATACAAGAGGATAACGGACAAATGGTTAGCAAGAACAAGCAGACGACTAAACAACGCGGGCGTAAACCGAGCACCACAAAAGTCGCTCGTGTAGCCAAAGCTGCCAAACCAGTCGCTATCGCAGTCTTCGAAGCACCGGCCACCAAGCGGGTGAAGAAGTGGGATGTGTCGACGCACGACTGGACCCGCTATCAAAAGTGTCGCAACACCGAGAATCGGCAACTGCTGCTAAACAAGTATTTGCCGCTCGTGCGCACAGTCGCCGCCCGCATGGCAATGGGATTCCCGCGGTCGGTGGAGCTGTCTGATCTGGTTAATACCGGGGTCATCGGATTGATCGAGGCATTCGGCAATTTCGACCCGACTCGTGGCGTGAAGTTCGAGACGTATGCGGTACCGCGTATTCGCGGCGCTATTCTCGACGAACTGCGCGCTCTGGATTGGGTCCCGCGTTCGACTCGCGCCAAGTCGCGAGAGATCGACCGCGCCATGACATTGCTCGAGAACGAACTTGGCCGCCAGCCCGAGATCGCTGAACTGGCCAAACACCTCAAGATCTCCGAGGAGGAACTACACTTGGCTATCGATGATGTCTCCAGCACCAACATCCTCTCACTGGATGAAGTGATCTATCGCGAAGACGATAACCGCCAGGTCCCGCGGATCGAGACGATCAAGGATCACCTGGGCCATTCCATTCTCGGCGAGATCGAAAAGGGCGAACTGCGCTCATTCCTCGTCCTCGCCATGGATCGCCTGACCGAACAGGAAAAGCTGGTGATCGCGCTGTACTACTACGAAGAACTGACACTCAAGGAGATCGGCGAGGTGATGACCATCTCCGAATCCCGCGTGTCGCAGATACACACTCGTGCGGTGATGAAGCTGCGGGCCATGGTCAAGGAGAAATTCGCCCTGACCGCGTAAGCAGCGGAAAACCCAGGGAGGTTGCAAATGGACAACCCGATCCTACCGCTGGAACGAAGCAATCTTTTTCCCGGCTCCGGGCGCGTCAAACAGGCGCAGGAGACGGACAAAGAGAAAGAACGAAAGAAGTTCAGCGAAGAGATGGAAGCCGAACTCGAAGACGAAGAACAGAAGCGGAAAAAGAAAGACATAGTCGAGATCGAGGCGGTGGTCCAGGATGCAGCAGAGACAGAGACACAAGATCAGTCAGCGACCGAAGAAGGCGAGCCGAAGCAGGATGCTCCTCGCCATGTCGATCTGACCGCATAGGATAGGAAAGGATCAGTGAAAATGGAACTTTCACGCGACATCATCATCGACGCTCTCTTGAACGTCGGCGCATACGTCACCGCCGGAGCTTTCTGGCTGGTGCTTTATTCGATGTTCACGAATCGCTCGCGCGCTGCCGTGCCGGCGACCAAAACTAAATCAGCTCCGGCGCTCGACGAACCGCGTCAGGGCGACACGAAACGTCGGGCAGAATATGTCAGCCTGGCATCCAGCAACGCGTCGCGCGACGCCGATCTGGAAGAGCGGGAGCGTCTTCGTGCCGAAGCGACTCGCTACCAGCGCAACCGGGTGGAAGTGATCCGGATCGCGCGAGAAATGCTGAAGTCCGGACAGAACCGGGATAAGATCCGTAGCCTGCTGCCGATATCTGAGGGCGAGCTGGCACTATTATCGAACGAATAACCTAAACATACCTGGAGCTAGCACATGGCCACCGAGAGCCCGTTCCTGCTGTTTCGCGTCGAATGTCCGATCTGCAAGCAGTTGAATGAATTTGAGACGATCCGCGTCGGCGCATACGCCGAAGAGGGTCGCGACACGGACTTCTGTCCCACCAATGTCAAGTGGCGTTTCCCCAGGTACCAGGGGTACAATCCGCTCGTATTTTTCATCGCCACCTGCACCAATTGCTACTATTCCCGGGAGTTCTCCAATAACTACCGCGACTGGAAAAGCGACACCAATTTCAAGACCTATCGTCTGAAAACCGTCAAGCCGAAACATCTCGACCAACTGGCGGGAGCCGATTCTGCGCTCAAGCTGATCGGCGAGTCAGTGGATGTCAACCGCTTCCCGAATGAATCGGCGATCCTGAAGTTGTTGCTGGCGATCTTCGATGAACAGTTGGCCGATCACTACAGCCGGCTGGATGTCGGGCGCTTTTATTTGCGCATCGCCTGGGTTTTCCGTGATCTCGAAAGAGGAGAGAACCCGAATCACCAGTTGATCAAAGGTCTGTTGCACGAAGTTGAGACCGAATTCGGCCAGACGCAGAAGGCGATAGCGGCGGTTCAGTCACAGTTAAATGCACTGACCAAGCGGGTCACCGGCCATTTCGAAGCACCACAAGTCTCGGCCGAATTCCGCTCACAAATGCTGGCGCATCGTGACCGGCTTGAAACAAAACTTCGCGAACTGACCGACCATGGCCGCGGTCTGGATGATCACTTTGACGGCATGCGTTCGTTGCTTGACGAATACCGCACGACGATCTTCGGCGGCGGAGAGAGCACCGGACAGGCGAGTTTTGGCAAGCACAGTTCATTCCACGAGTTCCTGACCGCCACCAAGCGTCAATGGAGCGGCGCGGTCACCAATGAGCGGGAAGCTCTGGAGAAGGCCGTCCACTTCTACAAAGAGGCATTTGCCAACGGGCATGATATTGCCCCGGGCAATCAGCAGATCCAGGCCTCGTACCTGATCGCGGAATTATCCCGTCGCATCGGCGATTACGATGAAGCCAAGCAGTACTTCACCAGCACGATCAAAAGCGGCCAGGAGTTCATTTACCAGAATCGTTCCGACCAGTCGCGTGTGGCGCTGGCCAAGAAGATCCTGGAACTGGCGATCGAACAAGGCAGAAACAACCTGGCGGCTTCCCGTCCGGCATAAACGATATGACTATGACCACCGCCCTGCATGCCATCAACCAGCTTAAGGTCTGGGAAAAGGTCGAGCTCGTCATCGGCGAGGGAGATCAGGCCGGACATTACCTTGCCCGCATTCAGGATTTTCTCAACGGCGGGATTGTGATCACTGAGCCGGAGTTTCTCCACGGCAATTCGCTGCTGACGGAACATGCCCCGGTCAGAGTGATCATCACGCGTGAGGATGCGGTCTACGAATTCAATTCGACCGTCCGTCGGTCGATGTCCAAGACCAAACACCAGTATTTGCTCAATCCGCCACGGCATATCGAGCGCGTTCAGCGTCGGTTGTTCGTGCGGGTGGATATCACCAAGCGGATGTCCTGGGCCAAAGTGTTGCCGGTGGCAGAGTGGCAGACGCTGGATGATCGCGCCCGCTGGATACAGACGAGTACGGTTGATATCAGCGGCGGGGGAGTGCTCTTCCGAGCCGATGGCTTGATCGATCGTCAGACCAAAGTGCTGACGCGAATCAGTCTTCTGTCGGAGATCGGCCTTCCCGAAACCGTGGCAGCGATCTGTATGCGCGGATTCACGCGCAAAAACGAGTACTTCTGCGGCGCCTCCTTTATTCTCGCCGAACAATTGCGCAAACACTTCAGCGCTGATGAGTTGAAAGCGCTCCCTCCGGAGATCTCGCAATTCGACCATCATGCGCAGAATCGACTGGTGAGCCACATTTTCCAGATCCAGGTGTCATTGCGCCGGAAAGGACTGCTCTAAGATGACCGATCCGCTAGCCCAACTCGCATCCCAGACCATCAGTATTTTGGGAGAACTGCTTGACCTCTCGTACCTCGTCGGTCGAGAGATCAATCTATTCTCCGATCAATGTCCCGGGAAAGAGATGCGGACTCGCGTTGTATCGATCACCGGACGCCAGATGTTGGTGGATGGGGTCGGGCGCCAGAACGCGATCGAAAATCTGGTAAATAATCAGCATGTCGTCGTCCAGTTCCCTTATAAGGGACAGGACGTTTCCGTCAAGGCGATCCTGAAGCGGACAGCCGGCGGACGATGCACCTTTCATCTTGATGAAAAGGTTGTTCCGCTATCGCAGCGCCGCCACCGCCGGATCGAACTGAACACCGAAGTACGACTCGCCCCGTTCCCGATGAGCACATTCTCACGGAAGAACCTGGCGCGACTTCGCTGGATCGGGACTGCCACCCAGAACTTCTCATCGGGCGGCGTGCTGCTCGATGTCCCCGGATATCTCGAGCGGGATGTCTATCTGCTGATGAATATCTCGCTTAAAGACTCGGTTTTTCCGAGCCTGATCCTCGGGCAGGTGCGTCATTGTCACCCCACCCAGGAGAACAAATATCGAGTCGGAGTCGAGTTCGTCACCAAAGAGGTGGCGGGTCGCATTCTTCCGCCCACAACTGCGCGCGAATTGCCGTCGGTAGTTTTCAGCTACTCGGTGGTCGATCGCGAACGCTTGAACAAAGTCATTCAGGCATGGACGCCTGAAACGGATAACCCGTTACTGTAAGAGGATTGCTATGTCACGCCAACAAGACCGCGTCAAGTTCATTCAGGAAGTCGGAGCCGAAACCGAGACAATGACTGTCGCCCGACCGTTCAAACTGGAACGGGATGAACGCCGCCGCTATGTCCGGCTCGAGATCTCATCACCGATGCAACTTCGCAAGATTCGCGATATCGGCGGCCAATACTGGCCGGAAGGTGAGCGGAGAATCATTGATGGACTGATCTACAACATCTCAGCCAACGGCGTACTGGTCGAAGTGCACCAGCCGGTGAATGAAGGGGATGTGGTCACGATGCGTTTTACGCTCCAGGATGTAGAGAATATCGAGCATGTGCTCGGCCTGGTAAAGCGAGTTGATGATGACGAGTCCGGCTATTTGGTCGGCATCGAATTCATCGGACGGCAGGACTTGAACGACCTGTTTACGCGTGAGGAGTTGTCGCATCTCTCCAGCAAATTGGTTGGATTCGATGAATCGATCCGCACCGTGCTCAACAAATATGTGAAGCAGACTCAGCAGAATGCGCATGGCAAGGATCATGAAATATTTTAGCCTTCTCCTTCTGGTGCTGGTAGCCGCGTCTGTTACGGCGTCTGACCGTCTGGTGATGGTCAGGGTAGAACAGACTTCTCCGGCCTGGAATGACTCGCGCATTTACGAGAAACTGGCAACCGTTCTGACCCGAGATCCCAATCTGCAGGTCAGACCGGCGGAACCGATCCGGGAACTTGATTCCGCGTTTCCGACGGATGAACTTGATGACCAGGCGATCGCCGATTGGGCACGTCCCTATCAGGCGCAGTATGTGGTTGTCGTGGTCATCCAGAGCGAACGACTGGAGAAGCGGAAGAGTTTTCATGTCCCGCTATTGTTCCACAAGTTCGAGACCTGGGGGGTGATCGAGGGAGAGATCCGGTTGATCGATGTTGCCCGGAGCAAGCAGATTCGGGCAGTGC contains:
- a CDS encoding FliA/WhiG family RNA polymerase sigma factor, with product MVSKNKQTTKQRGRKPSTTKVARVAKAAKPVAIAVFEAPATKRVKKWDVSTHDWTRYQKCRNTENRQLLLNKYLPLVRTVAARMAMGFPRSVELSDLVNTGVIGLIEAFGNFDPTRGVKFETYAVPRIRGAILDELRALDWVPRSTRAKSREIDRAMTLLENELGRQPEIAELAKHLKISEEELHLAIDDVSSTNILSLDEVIYREDDNRQVPRIETIKDHLGHSILGEIEKGELRSFLVLAMDRLTEQEKLVIALYYYEELTLKEIGEVMTISESRVSQIHTRAVMKLRAMVKEKFALTA
- a CDS encoding DUF2225 domain-containing protein, with the protein product MATESPFLLFRVECPICKQLNEFETIRVGAYAEEGRDTDFCPTNVKWRFPRYQGYNPLVFFIATCTNCYYSREFSNNYRDWKSDTNFKTYRLKTVKPKHLDQLAGADSALKLIGESVDVNRFPNESAILKLLLAIFDEQLADHYSRLDVGRFYLRIAWVFRDLERGENPNHQLIKGLLHEVETEFGQTQKAIAAVQSQLNALTKRVTGHFEAPQVSAEFRSQMLAHRDRLETKLRELTDHGRGLDDHFDGMRSLLDEYRTTIFGGGESTGQASFGKHSSFHEFLTATKRQWSGAVTNEREALEKAVHFYKEAFANGHDIAPGNQQIQASYLIAELSRRIGDYDEAKQYFTSTIKSGQEFIYQNRSDQSRVALAKKILELAIEQGRNNLAASRPA
- the flhA gene encoding flagellar biosynthesis protein FlhA, yielding MTQQGNQNVLAQLASRSDIILAVAVMGIITVLIIPIPAMLLDFALAFNITFSLVVLMTTLYITRPLDLSVFPGMLLVVTLMRLSLNVASTRLILGQGYAGEVINSFGNFVVQGNYVVGFIIFAILVVIQFVVITKGAGRISEVAARFTLDAMPGKQMAIDADLNAGIISETEAKARREEISREADFYGAMDGASKFVRGDAVAGILITIINVIGGFIIGVAMHDMSIQEALKTYTLLSIGDGLVTQIPALLVSTASGLIVTRSASQSNMGADLSTQFGRQPRAIMIAAGVLLLFSIVPGMPTLTFITLGLLVGGIGYVTHEAQKNRAAAATKQEQTKKEVKQKPVERTEDLLKVDTIGLEIGYGLIPLVDSNQGGDLLERISTIRKQLATELGIVVPPIRIRDNVRLKPNEYQVKIKGIRVAGFELMSDHLLAINPGYLVEHLDGFDTKEPAFGLKATWVLPNLRDIAEAKQFTVVEPTAVVATHLTEVIRQSSSEIVTRQDIQHLVDTLKEDFPALVSSVIPEMISLGTLHKVLQALLSERIPVRDLATIVETVSDYIVVTKETDVLAEYVRMALKRQITELYKDNTGKINVFTLDPAIEQKLSDSVQNTKQGLMLVLDPSLTDMLLRKLGEQAERMQAAGLTPAVICSPNIRLALRRLVEASFPSLAVISYNEILPTAELVSVGMVRLSDDN
- a CDS encoding PilZ domain-containing protein; amino-acid sequence: MSRQQDRVKFIQEVGAETETMTVARPFKLERDERRRYVRLEISSPMQLRKIRDIGGQYWPEGERRIIDGLIYNISANGVLVEVHQPVNEGDVVTMRFTLQDVENIEHVLGLVKRVDDDESGYLVGIEFIGRQDLNDLFTREELSHLSSKLVGFDESIRTVLNKYVKQTQQNAHGKDHEIF
- a CDS encoding PilZ domain-containing protein, which encodes MTDPLAQLASQTISILGELLDLSYLVGREINLFSDQCPGKEMRTRVVSITGRQMLVDGVGRQNAIENLVNNQHVVVQFPYKGQDVSVKAILKRTAGGRCTFHLDEKVVPLSQRRHRRIELNTEVRLAPFPMSTFSRKNLARLRWIGTATQNFSSGGVLLDVPGYLERDVYLLMNISLKDSVFPSLILGQVRHCHPTQENKYRVGVEFVTKEVAGRILPPTTARELPSVVFSYSVVDRERLNKVIQAWTPETDNPLL
- a CDS encoding AAA family ATPase — encoded protein: MRKLTLPQSYTSAPSPRMLSILSGKGGVGKSVISFNLAVALSSQQARVLLVDADFGCGDLHLLANVAAEFGIGEYASEQLSLQEARLTLAPNLDLLPATWHETLGESRNMRFTASLVQRLREDANEYDFILIDHSSGRSNQTAMMAHASDLVLLVAIPELTSLSDAYGLYKHLISLGSAVSCGLVVNRTQSEDESLFIEDKFSALTGRFLGRPVALVGSIPEAEIMRKAIAAQRSVYAIDSQAHICQSFTELSRTLTEGFAFSRNSLNLIKKDSATADTRG
- a CDS encoding flagellar brake domain-containing protein → MTTALHAINQLKVWEKVELVIGEGDQAGHYLARIQDFLNGGIVITEPEFLHGNSLLTEHAPVRVIITREDAVYEFNSTVRRSMSKTKHQYLLNPPRHIERVQRRLFVRVDITKRMSWAKVLPVAEWQTLDDRARWIQTSTVDISGGGVLFRADGLIDRQTKVLTRISLLSEIGLPETVAAICMRGFTRKNEYFCGASFILAEQLRKHFSADELKALPPEISQFDHHAQNRLVSHIFQIQVSLRRKGLL